A window of Nitrospirota bacterium genomic DNA:
AGCCCTGCAATATGAATAAAGAGTATGAGCATCCACATAACACCGTGAACCGGGTTCCTTCTTGTAACAACAAGTATGGAAAGGAGTGTAAGCGTTACTGCGAAATATGCGAAGAATATCTGCGGAAGTGTCATACCCCTCCTCCGGCTGCTATCTTTTCAACTGCCTTGTGAGCGATGTCCGCTGACTTCGGCCCCCAGAACTTCTCAAAATAAACTTTGCCCTTGTCTCCAGCCATATATTTATCCCAATTCTCCAGCAGGCGTTCCTTTGTATAGTAGAACTCCTCTCTTGTGTAGCCTGAATACTCAAAGTGGTCTGTAAGCGCGATAGCTCCGAAAGGACATGCCTCAACACAGAAAGCGCAGAAGACGCACCTGAGCACATCTATCTCATACCTGTTAACGACCTTTATATGGTCCTCGCCGTCGCTTGTGTAGATGTGGATACATTTAGACGGACAGACAGCAGCGCAGAGGCCGCAGCCGACGCATTTCGCCTTGCCTGTCACATCGCTTCTGACAAGCGCGTGCAGGGCTCTCGCACCCGGGAAAGGAACCCTCTTCACCTTCGGGTACTGCCTTGTGACCGCAGGCGTAAAAAGCTCCTTCATTGTAAGGGCGAGCCCGCCGAGGATCTCTATGAAGAATACTTTTCGTAACAGTTCTTTAAATGTCATACCCATAACAGTTTAATAAATGCTGTGATCACAATATTTGCAAGGGCTAAAGGTATAAAGAGCTTCCAGCCTAAATTCATGAGCTGGTCATACCTGTATCTCGGAAGCGTAGCCCGTATCCAGAAATAGAAGAATATAAAAGCATATACCTTCAGGAGGAACCATACCGCTTTCGGCACATGCGCGAAGATCCAGAAATCAGGCCCGCTCCATCCGCCTAAGAAACATACGGCAGCTAAAGATGACATTACGAACATACCGGCGTATTCAGCCATAAAGAAGAGGCCGAAAC
This region includes:
- a CDS encoding NADH-quinone oxidoreductase subunit I, encoding MTFKELLRKVFFIEILGGLALTMKELFTPAVTRQYPKVKRVPFPGARALHALVRSDVTGKAKCVGCGLCAAVCPSKCIHIYTSDGEDHIKVVNRYEIDVLRCVFCAFCVEACPFGAIALTDHFEYSGYTREEFYYTKERLLENWDKYMAGDKGKVYFEKFWGPKSADIAHKAVEKIAAGGGV